The following are from one region of the Nitrospira defluvii genome:
- a CDS encoding DEAD/DEAH box helicase, producing the protein MQTTACTSFESIGVSPTLLRNLTKAGFVEPTAIQAQAIPQALAGRDVLGCAQTGTGKTAAFVIPMLERLSGTPKGQPRALILAPTRELAIQIQATIDALGRDLQLFATTVVGGADMQAQVRGLRQRPDIIVATPGRLLDHMWNGTISLLAMTILVLDEADRMLDMGFAPQINQILDAMPEERQTLLFSATMPTDLARLAQASVKDPVRVMVTKSATTADGVSQAVHHTTHDRKNALLMSLLQPADDTVLVFTRTKHRADRLGNLLGSAGHRVAVLHGGRTLPQRRAALEGFRRGTYRVLVATDIAARGIDVANIGHVINYDVPNCPEDYVHRIGRTARMRTTGRATTFVTVEDQEQLRAIERLLGQAVPRAEGSSVSQSSTARPEGHAPRSEAPLRRRRARTARGWRQTADGGSREADGGIRNGSDLGPVS; encoded by the coding sequence GTGCAGACGACTGCGTGTACGAGTTTTGAGTCTATTGGTGTGTCTCCTACCCTGTTGCGAAATTTAACCAAAGCAGGTTTTGTTGAACCGACTGCGATCCAAGCCCAAGCCATCCCTCAGGCATTGGCGGGACGGGATGTGTTGGGCTGCGCCCAGACCGGCACGGGAAAGACCGCAGCGTTCGTGATTCCCATGTTGGAGCGGTTGAGCGGAACTCCCAAAGGTCAGCCTCGCGCACTCATTCTGGCGCCTACTCGTGAGCTGGCCATCCAGATTCAGGCCACGATCGACGCCTTGGGCCGTGACTTGCAGCTGTTCGCCACCACGGTGGTCGGCGGGGCTGATATGCAAGCCCAGGTTCGAGGATTGAGACAACGTCCGGATATCATTGTGGCCACTCCGGGGCGATTGCTGGATCATATGTGGAATGGCACGATCAGCTTGCTTGCCATGACCATCTTGGTGCTCGACGAGGCGGACCGGATGTTGGACATGGGCTTTGCGCCGCAAATCAATCAGATCCTGGATGCCATGCCCGAGGAGCGGCAGACATTGCTGTTTTCCGCGACCATGCCGACGGATCTTGCGCGGTTGGCACAGGCCAGCGTGAAAGATCCGGTGCGGGTGATGGTGACCAAATCAGCCACGACGGCCGACGGGGTTTCGCAAGCCGTGCATCACACGACGCACGACCGTAAAAATGCGCTCCTCATGTCGCTGCTGCAACCGGCAGACGATACCGTGCTGGTCTTTACCAGAACCAAGCATCGGGCGGATCGACTGGGGAATCTCCTCGGTTCCGCCGGGCATCGGGTCGCAGTGCTGCATGGTGGACGGACGCTCCCGCAACGTCGGGCGGCCCTGGAGGGGTTCCGGCGGGGAACCTATCGGGTGTTGGTGGCGACGGATATTGCCGCGCGAGGTATCGATGTGGCAAATATTGGGCATGTGATCAATTACGACGTGCCGAACTGCCCGGAAGACTATGTACATCGGATCGGGCGTACGGCGAGGATGAGAACGACCGGCCGCGCGACGACGTTTGTCACGGTTGAAGATCAAGAGCAATTGCGAGCCATTGAGCGCCTGCTCGGGCAAGCGGTGCCGCGTGCGGAAGGAAGCTCGGTTTCGCAGAGTAGTACGGCACGCCCAGAGGGCCATGCGCCGAGAAGTGAAGCGCCGCTGCGCCGCCGCCGCGCTCGCACCGCTCGAGGATGGCGACAAACCGCCGATGGCGGGTCTAGGGAAGCCGACGGGGGTATCAGGAACGGAAGCGATCTTGGACCGGTGTCTTAA
- a CDS encoding murein transglycosylase domain-containing protein, with the protein MPARHWPSFLFSLALPILCAGCETTDKMLGAAERAVGSTTGRTVLGIVQGKDPADIARQRVEQYGRDPQALLRDLRAIQRDFQALMAALTGEVGKKWGTKEVKLPEQKKYVKYTQNYRSRAIVDFDAGNILIETLDEREPRTSLKNAVVTTLLTPNDPRSVDLFSDKEVTLTSDKEPYLLGLVVDQAGKPVRTPTEAEQFAESLVAKSTTTRKVDQDNGEKTAHVVTIPMVSNFSHKQAEKYRAVVGQFAERYQISPSLVFAIIRTESNFNPFAVSSAPAYGLMQLVPTSGGRDAYRKAKGEDKAPTRDYLFDPDNNIELGTAYLNVLTYTHLDDVADLVSREYCVISAYNTGAGNVFKTFSKDQRAAVDQINRLQPSALYDRLRSSLPYQETRDYLAKVVGYRKQFVSLGENGPR; encoded by the coding sequence ATGCCTGCTCGACATTGGCCGTCATTCCTATTCAGCCTTGCCCTTCCGATCCTCTGTGCCGGCTGCGAAACCACCGATAAGATGCTCGGGGCCGCGGAGCGGGCCGTCGGCAGCACGACCGGCAGAACGGTGCTGGGTATCGTCCAAGGCAAGGACCCGGCCGATATCGCCCGGCAACGAGTCGAACAGTACGGCCGCGACCCTCAAGCGCTGCTCAGAGACCTCCGGGCGATTCAGCGGGACTTCCAAGCGCTGATGGCGGCGCTGACGGGGGAGGTCGGCAAGAAGTGGGGCACCAAAGAGGTCAAACTGCCGGAGCAGAAGAAATATGTGAAGTACACGCAAAATTATCGGAGCCGGGCGATCGTCGATTTCGATGCGGGGAACATTCTGATCGAAACCCTCGACGAGCGGGAGCCGAGAACCAGCCTGAAAAATGCCGTGGTCACCACCCTGCTGACTCCGAATGATCCACGGAGCGTCGATCTGTTTTCAGACAAGGAAGTCACGCTGACCAGCGACAAGGAGCCCTATCTGCTTGGGCTGGTGGTGGATCAGGCAGGAAAACCGGTCCGCACGCCGACCGAAGCCGAACAATTTGCGGAGTCGCTTGTCGCCAAGAGCACGACCACGCGAAAAGTCGACCAGGACAATGGGGAGAAAACCGCGCACGTCGTCACGATTCCCATGGTGAGTAATTTCTCCCACAAGCAGGCAGAGAAATACCGTGCCGTCGTCGGTCAGTTTGCCGAGCGGTATCAGATCAGTCCCAGCCTCGTCTTTGCCATTATTCGAACGGAGAGCAACTTCAACCCCTTTGCCGTCAGTTCCGCACCAGCCTATGGGTTGATGCAGCTCGTGCCGACAAGCGGCGGACGGGATGCCTATCGTAAAGCGAAGGGGGAAGACAAGGCGCCCACGCGCGACTACCTGTTCGACCCCGACAACAATATTGAGCTGGGGACCGCTTATCTCAACGTATTGACGTATACGCACCTGGACGACGTGGCCGATCTTGTCTCGCGGGAATACTGCGTCATTTCCGCCTATAACACCGGCGCCGGCAACGTGTTCAAAACCTTCTCCAAAGACCAGCGTGCGGCAGTGGACCAGATCAACAGGCTCCAGCCATCCGCCCTCTACGACCGTCTCCGCTCATCGCTTCCCTATCAAGAAACCCGAGACTACCTGGCCAAGGTGGTAGGCTATCGCAAGCAGTTCGTGAGTCTCGGCGAGAACGGGCCCCGCTAG
- a CDS encoding tetratricopeptide repeat protein yields the protein MVVVMLVWFPVCSLAQQADAEVLVAEGILALEAKQFDEARAFFARAISLDPGHGRAYYYLARCHLAQGRSDLAIAPLTTLHQLRPNDLDATYQLGIAHFALRADEKAAPLLEEVFQREPSRKDLGFAVGVLRYQKKDYDGAVAALASNRSSDPDIQQLVMFYRGLALGILGLSDQAQAELISAQRVQPNSPITGASVRIQEALTAAATRMPDTQRLHVQLAVGGYYDDNVAVNPRTSSDVVAETLRARTTQSPGFVTSARGDYSWYRNGPIESTVAYSYYQTVNTNSGVGAFDIQDHLGALSGVYRGTLGSIPYEIGGQYSYDYMLLGLKGFLSRHTLTFPAAFVPPAVTLPALGRMENLTTVLYRYQRKDFYAEPGNSDLRFAPESRDAFNSMLGVLQAFRFRQDQYILRLGYQHDVEAASGSSFAYSGDRIQAGVQVVLPWYDLNLRLDYEVHWRAYNHVQGIFLDNTGELSARRDIEQDIFCQITKPLPHNLNLALQYQGVLNSSNIPVYAYSKNVVTTLLTWSY from the coding sequence ATGGTCGTCGTCATGCTGGTATGGTTTCCTGTTTGCTCCCTGGCGCAGCAGGCTGATGCGGAGGTACTCGTCGCCGAGGGAATTCTGGCCCTTGAGGCCAAGCAGTTTGACGAAGCGCGCGCTTTCTTCGCACGGGCCATTTCACTGGATCCAGGCCATGGGCGAGCCTATTATTATCTCGCGCGTTGCCATCTGGCCCAAGGAAGGTCGGACCTGGCCATTGCTCCCCTCACGACTCTTCACCAGCTTCGGCCAAACGATCTGGATGCGACCTACCAATTGGGAATCGCACATTTTGCACTGCGGGCCGACGAGAAGGCGGCGCCGCTCTTGGAGGAGGTCTTTCAGCGGGAGCCGAGTCGGAAGGACTTAGGCTTTGCTGTGGGCGTACTTCGTTATCAGAAGAAAGATTATGACGGTGCCGTGGCTGCGCTGGCGAGCAACCGATCATCCGATCCGGACATTCAGCAACTTGTGATGTTTTATCGAGGCCTGGCCCTGGGAATACTCGGCCTTTCCGACCAGGCACAGGCGGAATTGATCTCCGCGCAACGCGTCCAGCCCAATTCTCCGATCACCGGTGCATCCGTCCGCATCCAGGAAGCACTGACCGCCGCCGCGACACGGATGCCGGATACCCAGCGACTTCATGTGCAACTCGCAGTTGGAGGGTATTACGACGACAACGTGGCTGTGAACCCTCGCACAAGCAGCGACGTGGTCGCGGAGACTCTCCGTGCACGCACCACACAGTCCCCAGGCTTCGTCACCTCCGCTAGGGGCGACTACTCCTGGTATCGCAATGGGCCGATTGAGTCGACGGTGGCCTACTCGTACTACCAGACGGTGAACACCAACAGCGGCGTGGGCGCCTTCGACATCCAAGACCACCTGGGCGCGCTGTCCGGCGTCTATCGAGGCACGTTGGGAAGCATCCCCTATGAAATCGGCGGGCAATACAGCTATGACTACATGCTTCTCGGGCTAAAGGGCTTTCTCTCACGTCACACACTCACCTTCCCCGCCGCCTTCGTTCCGCCCGCAGTGACATTGCCAGCCCTCGGTCGGATGGAAAACCTGACCACTGTCCTGTATCGGTATCAGCGAAAGGACTTCTACGCGGAGCCCGGCAATAGCGATCTCCGATTTGCCCCGGAATCACGCGATGCGTTCAACAGCATGCTCGGGGTTCTCCAGGCCTTTCGCTTCCGGCAAGATCAGTACATCCTCCGGTTGGGGTACCAGCACGACGTCGAGGCCGCCAGCGGATCCAGTTTCGCCTATTCAGGAGATCGAATTCAGGCAGGAGTGCAAGTTGTGCTTCCTTGGTATGACCTCAACCTCAGACTCGACTACGAAGTACACTGGCGGGCGTACAACCATGTCCAAGGCATTTTCTTAGACAATACCGGGGAATTATCCGCGCGCCGGGATATCGAGCAAGACATTTTCTGCCAAATCACCAAGCCATTACCCCACAACCTCAACCTTGCGCTGCAATATCAGGGAGTCCTCAACAGCTCTAATATTCCCGTGTATGCCTACAGCAAGAACGTCGTTACAACCCTTCTCACCTGGTCGTATTGA
- a CDS encoding DUF3574 domain-containing protein — protein sequence MLDSLYFGTAKPDGIVTDQEWTSFLNDTVSGEFPEGLTFWIAQGRWKNATGSVATEISHVLQLAHDGSQERERGLQRIIRTYKSRFRQDAVMRIRSQVCRSL from the coding sequence GTGCTCGACTCACTCTATTTCGGAACCGCGAAGCCGGACGGCATCGTGACGGACCAAGAATGGACTAGCTTCCTGAACGACACGGTGAGTGGGGAGTTTCCTGAAGGACTGACATTCTGGATAGCCCAGGGACGCTGGAAAAACGCGACTGGCTCCGTTGCGACAGAAATCTCACACGTGCTCCAACTCGCACATGACGGGAGCCAGGAGCGAGAACGCGGCCTTCAACGCATCATCCGCACGTACAAATCGCGGTTTCGCCAGGACGCCGTCATGCGGATCCGCTCGCAGGTCTGTCGGTCTTTGTGA
- a CDS encoding glycosyltransferase, translating to MSTLGRSGADPQPGPELSIIVPTFNERENIGRLVDLLEACLAGVRWELIVVDDDSPDNTADLVRGLARLNAHVRCVQRIGRRGLSSACLEGMLTSSAPFLAVMDGDLQHDERLLPEMLRQLKEENYDLVIGSRYMAGGSIGQWDEMRAKTSRWATSMSRPWVPEGLTDPMSGFFALRRDTFDLLVRRTSGLGFKLLLDLFASSPRLLRFKELPFEFRIRQAGESKVDGQVVWEYLMLLLDKSIGRYVPVRLVAFALVGGSGVVVHFAVLLLFYRGLSLPFAWGQGLATVLAMTSNFALNNLITYRDRRLTGWHWLRGWLSFALVCGLGAIGNVGVASYLFGQDLHWGFSAMAGIVVGTVWNYAVTASYTWKAKSR from the coding sequence ATGTCGACACTAGGACGGAGCGGTGCCGACCCCCAGCCGGGTCCGGAATTATCCATCATCGTCCCAACCTTCAATGAACGAGAAAACATCGGCCGACTGGTCGACCTCCTCGAAGCATGCCTGGCCGGGGTGCGTTGGGAATTGATCGTCGTGGACGATGACTCGCCCGACAACACCGCCGATCTGGTGCGCGGCCTTGCCCGTCTCAACGCACACGTACGTTGTGTGCAGCGAATCGGTCGGCGCGGGTTGTCCTCTGCGTGTCTCGAAGGGATGTTGACGAGCTCGGCGCCGTTTCTGGCCGTGATGGATGGTGATCTGCAACATGATGAGCGGCTCTTGCCGGAGATGCTTCGCCAGCTCAAAGAAGAGAACTACGACCTCGTCATCGGGAGCCGGTACATGGCCGGCGGGAGTATCGGGCAGTGGGATGAGATGCGGGCAAAGACGAGCCGGTGGGCGACCTCCATGAGCCGTCCCTGGGTACCGGAAGGACTCACCGATCCCATGAGCGGGTTCTTTGCGTTACGCCGTGACACGTTCGATCTGCTCGTCAGGCGGACCTCGGGGCTCGGATTCAAACTGCTGCTCGACTTGTTTGCGTCCTCGCCGCGGCTACTGCGATTCAAGGAACTTCCCTTTGAATTCAGAATCCGGCAGGCTGGGGAGAGTAAGGTCGATGGCCAGGTGGTGTGGGAGTACTTGATGCTCCTGCTCGACAAGTCGATCGGCCGCTACGTGCCGGTGCGATTGGTCGCATTTGCCCTGGTCGGTGGGTCGGGAGTGGTCGTGCACTTTGCTGTGTTGCTGCTGTTCTATCGCGGATTGTCCCTGCCCTTCGCTTGGGGGCAAGGGCTCGCAACCGTGCTGGCAATGACCAGCAATTTTGCGCTGAACAATCTGATCACCTATCGCGACCGGCGGCTCACGGGATGGCATTGGCTGCGGGGGTGGCTTTCCTTCGCGCTCGTGTGCGGCCTCGGCGCGATTGGAAACGTGGGAGTGGCGTCCTATCTCTTCGGGCAGGATCTTCACTGGGGCTTCTCTGCAATGGCGGGTATCGTCGTGGGGACGGTGTGGAACTATGCCGTCACCGCCTCGTACACCTGGAAAGCCAAGAGCAGGTAG
- a CDS encoding sterol desaturase family protein, whose translation MVRVRPGVMNNSLYPYLLFWGVGLLCFAAEWLHPAHPIRYRSVLWKDLLALGLYNLSFLLVVQVTDRIPIPQYLPVALYNLPSVWKLLLFYLVEDFGLYWVHRLMHTRTVWPVHRWHHSPTSLYWLAGIRATIPHIALFNLTYVAALPLLHEASGWVFQVIMVEHIVRNSWMHLNVTWNSAWLEWVFVTPRYHHIHHSSAPAHQVKNLGALLTIWDRLFGTYYNPDRIQGQLSFGLNERVTPARLVIGL comes from the coding sequence ATGGTCAGGGTTCGGCCCGGTGTGATGAATAACAGTCTGTATCCCTATCTCCTATTCTGGGGCGTCGGCCTCCTGTGTTTCGCAGCCGAGTGGCTCCATCCCGCGCACCCCATCCGCTATCGGTCGGTCCTATGGAAGGACCTGCTCGCACTGGGACTGTACAACCTGTCGTTTCTGCTGGTCGTGCAGGTCACCGACCGCATCCCAATTCCGCAATACCTCCCGGTCGCCCTGTATAATTTGCCTTCGGTCTGGAAGCTGCTGCTGTTTTATCTCGTGGAGGATTTCGGGCTGTACTGGGTGCACCGATTGATGCATACCCGGACGGTCTGGCCCGTTCATCGATGGCACCACTCGCCGACGTCCCTCTATTGGCTGGCCGGCATTCGCGCAACCATTCCTCATATTGCGCTGTTCAACCTGACCTATGTCGCGGCCTTGCCCTTACTCCATGAGGCCTCTGGTTGGGTATTTCAGGTTATCATGGTCGAGCACATCGTGCGGAATAGCTGGATGCACCTGAATGTGACCTGGAATTCCGCTTGGCTGGAATGGGTCTTCGTGACGCCGCGTTACCACCACATCCATCACAGCAGTGCCCCCGCCCATCAGGTCAAGAATTTGGGCGCCTTGCTGACGATCTGGGATCGCCTCTTCGGCACCTACTACAACCCCGATCGGATTCAGGGACAGCTCTCGTTTGGGCTCAACGAGCGAGTCACGCCCGCAAGGCTTGTGATAGGCTTGTAG
- a CDS encoding alginate export family protein: MRSLLLLCLALMHQSWAVLDAPLAHAEAGQIGYGPPSPLFVSSYETYGTETSSLHTRTATSLFDLQRFWMRADLRVRPEWRNGVCFGGGPPIAGACNSLNAAGSGTSAFSGNKANDSFIQQWARVGLGYDPSPDVNFYIELQDSATWGASGSPTNALQGGDASNHQCAVLRPGQCRLGLRAAYGLLRNLGGIDGLSLKLGRQYLVFGNQRLFGHFDWANTGYSHDGIMLSYATSAFDTKLGWFRHSETDLGQADPGGSLTPNLLTCTPDPSTSLCNPALAQHATDAGSDVDMVVFYNQIRSLPRMVVEPYYVLYSNRLPERANPGQYLAKSSSQLRHMVGLRIEVRHGNWDMLHETAYQFGQMADGFGVDNRRNLRINAWASGTSLGHTWYQHAWKPRVAIGFDYASGDGDSNCATPGGTLARSCGGNANTFENFFPTNFLHVGYMLNGAWRNSVQPQINFQARPTARDHIEIWALRKYLASARDNWYRGSQGPLIFSRSDNTTTHIGDELDVAWSHMFADGKISLAVMYGHFFSGPYIREHLGTTKDQDWGIVQLWTNF, encoded by the coding sequence ATGCGGAGCCTGTTGCTGCTCTGCCTCGCCCTGATGCACCAATCCTGGGCTGTTCTCGACGCCCCCTTGGCCCATGCCGAGGCCGGACAGATCGGCTATGGCCCCCCTTCACCGCTGTTTGTCTCCTCGTACGAGACATACGGCACCGAGACCAGTAGCCTTCACACCAGGACGGCCACATCGCTGTTCGACCTCCAGCGCTTCTGGATGCGTGCGGACCTGCGAGTCAGACCCGAATGGCGGAACGGTGTCTGCTTCGGAGGCGGGCCGCCGATCGCCGGCGCCTGCAACAGCCTCAATGCGGCAGGGTCCGGCACATCCGCATTCAGCGGGAATAAGGCGAACGACTCCTTCATCCAGCAATGGGCACGCGTGGGCCTCGGCTACGATCCCTCCCCCGACGTCAACTTTTACATCGAGCTGCAAGATTCGGCAACCTGGGGGGCCAGCGGCAGCCCGACCAATGCACTTCAAGGTGGAGACGCCTCCAATCATCAATGCGCGGTACTGCGTCCGGGCCAGTGCCGACTGGGGCTACGCGCGGCGTACGGATTGCTTCGCAACCTCGGTGGCATCGACGGGTTAAGCCTTAAACTCGGACGCCAATACCTTGTGTTCGGCAATCAACGGCTGTTCGGACATTTTGATTGGGCCAATACCGGCTACTCCCACGACGGCATCATGCTCAGCTACGCCACATCGGCGTTTGATACGAAGCTCGGTTGGTTCCGACACTCGGAAACCGATCTGGGACAAGCCGACCCCGGCGGAAGTCTCACTCCCAATCTCCTGACGTGTACGCCGGATCCGTCGACATCGCTCTGTAATCCTGCCCTGGCACAACATGCAACCGACGCGGGCAGTGATGTGGACATGGTGGTGTTCTACAACCAAATCCGCAGCCTCCCGCGCATGGTCGTGGAACCCTACTATGTGCTGTACTCCAATCGACTCCCCGAGCGGGCCAATCCTGGGCAGTATCTGGCGAAATCCTCGTCACAACTCCGACACATGGTCGGCCTCCGCATCGAAGTCCGACACGGCAACTGGGACATGCTCCATGAAACGGCCTACCAATTCGGTCAGATGGCCGACGGATTCGGTGTAGACAACCGACGCAACCTCCGGATCAATGCCTGGGCCTCCGGTACCTCGCTGGGCCACACATGGTATCAACATGCCTGGAAACCTCGTGTGGCGATCGGGTTCGATTATGCCTCGGGAGACGGCGACAGCAATTGCGCCACGCCAGGCGGGACTCTCGCACGGAGTTGCGGCGGCAACGCCAACACCTTTGAGAACTTTTTCCCGACCAACTTTCTCCACGTCGGCTATATGTTGAACGGCGCTTGGCGCAACAGCGTTCAACCACAGATTAATTTCCAAGCCCGTCCGACCGCCCGAGACCACATCGAAATCTGGGCGTTGCGCAAATACTTGGCAAGCGCGCGGGATAATTGGTACCGTGGTTCACAGGGGCCGCTGATCTTCTCACGCTCCGACAATACCACCACCCACATCGGCGACGAGCTCGACGTCGCATGGAGTCATATGTTCGCCGACGGAAAGATTTCACTGGCGGTCATGTACGGGCATTTCTTTTCAGGGCCCTACATTCGGGAACACCTGGGCACAACCAAGGACCAGGATTGGGGCATCGTCCAACTCTGGACCAATTTCTAA
- a CDS encoding thiamine pyrophosphate-dependent enzyme, which translates to MSLDYVKFTPGFEQFMPKEYRDMVEHGPFGKKTTVSQMGSFKEILEEHPMCAGCAMTLFIRLAIIAFPNPEDTITVGTAGCGRLAISQAAIPFVYGNYGDQNGVASGLSRGLRLRFGDKPKDVVVIAGDGGTADIGFQQVLHSWFRKERFTTIMLDNEVYGNTGGQESGMTTRGAVLKMAPLGKKFEKMDMVTMAKVAGCSYIATVVPNNPRRVESVIKKAVLIARDIGPTYIQAYTSCNIEYAIPTDKVMEDAKTVEDDRYKFTEYVSDEAKAYLAERYGYKEFMPKAVPASVTTA; encoded by the coding sequence ATGAGTCTCGATTATGTCAAGTTTACACCCGGCTTCGAGCAGTTCATGCCGAAAGAATATCGGGATATGGTCGAACATGGACCATTCGGGAAAAAGACAACGGTGTCGCAGATGGGCAGCTTCAAGGAAATCCTGGAAGAACACCCGATGTGTGCCGGCTGCGCCATGACACTGTTCATTCGGTTGGCGATCATCGCCTTCCCGAATCCCGAAGATACCATTACCGTTGGGACGGCCGGTTGCGGACGATTGGCGATTTCCCAGGCGGCGATTCCATTCGTGTACGGCAACTACGGCGACCAGAATGGTGTCGCGAGCGGTTTATCGCGAGGACTCCGGCTCCGTTTCGGCGACAAGCCGAAGGATGTGGTCGTAATCGCGGGCGACGGCGGAACCGCCGACATCGGGTTCCAGCAGGTGCTGCATTCCTGGTTCCGGAAGGAACGGTTCACGACCATCATGTTGGACAACGAGGTGTACGGCAACACCGGCGGGCAGGAAAGCGGTATGACGACCAGAGGGGCCGTGCTGAAGATGGCTCCGCTGGGAAAGAAGTTCGAAAAAATGGACATGGTCACGATGGCCAAAGTCGCCGGCTGTTCCTATATCGCTACGGTCGTGCCGAACAATCCGCGGCGGGTGGAAAGCGTCATCAAAAAAGCGGTGTTGATCGCCCGGGACATCGGCCCTACGTATATTCAGGCGTATACTTCCTGCAATATCGAGTACGCGATCCCGACCGACAAGGTGATGGAAGATGCCAAGACCGTTGAAGACGATCGTTACAAATTTACCGAGTATGTCAGCGACGAAGCGAAGGCGTATCTTGCCGAGCGCTATGGCTACAAGGAATTTATGCCGAAGGCCGTCCCTGCTTCCGTCACGACGGCCTGA
- a CDS encoding sigma-54-dependent Fis family transcriptional regulator encodes MQRATLNFETLLEVTNALNSQRDIESLWRVIADQIQKVIPWDRAGITLYEPSTDSFRFYAVITNMATPALAHDSVIPREGSAVGWVYDNRRLHIREDLQQEQVFLEDGYYVREGLGRMINLPLLVREHCLGTLNIGSVQPGTPDPDDCKFLQQVATQIAYAIDHVQAYQQIKQLSEQLRRENEYLAAEVKASRDLRLVVGTSPSFTKVVDLVKAVAPTDTTVLLLGETGTGKEVLAQALHDLSTRCDKPFIRVNCAALPSGLIESELFGHERGAFTGAQLRRPGRFELAHTGTLFLDEIGEMPMETQAKLLRVLQDGMVDRIGGTQPLAVDVRVIAATNADLSAAIRQGTFRADLYYRLHIFPISVPPLRERREDIPLLAQHFLAQIGTKLKRPHLSFDAQSMARLLTYNWPGNVRELQNVIERAIILSHSSRVTVEEMLLPIAKPPSNQHAVTPVNLGDLERHHITEVLQRTKWRIYGDQGAAHLLGLNPETLRSRLRKLGIRRPATDAPGPHANPER; translated from the coding sequence ATGCAACGCGCTACCCTCAACTTTGAGACGCTGCTGGAAGTGACGAATGCCCTGAACTCGCAACGGGACATTGAAAGTCTGTGGCGCGTGATTGCCGATCAAATTCAAAAGGTCATTCCCTGGGACCGGGCCGGCATTACCTTATACGAACCAAGTACCGATTCCTTCCGGTTCTACGCGGTCATCACGAACATGGCCACACCGGCGCTCGCGCACGATAGCGTCATTCCGCGAGAGGGCAGCGCCGTCGGGTGGGTGTACGACAATCGGCGCCTGCACATCAGAGAAGATCTGCAACAGGAGCAGGTGTTTCTGGAAGATGGCTACTACGTCCGTGAAGGTTTGGGACGGATGATCAACCTGCCGCTCCTGGTTCGTGAACATTGTCTCGGCACGCTCAATATCGGCAGCGTCCAACCGGGAACACCCGATCCGGACGACTGCAAATTCCTCCAGCAGGTCGCCACCCAGATTGCCTACGCCATTGATCATGTGCAGGCCTATCAACAAATCAAACAACTCAGCGAACAACTGCGACGGGAGAACGAGTATCTCGCCGCAGAGGTGAAGGCGAGCCGCGACCTTCGCCTTGTTGTGGGAACATCCCCGTCATTCACGAAGGTGGTGGACCTGGTCAAAGCCGTGGCGCCTACCGATACGACCGTCCTCCTCCTCGGGGAAACGGGCACCGGGAAAGAGGTCTTGGCCCAGGCACTGCACGACCTCAGTACCCGCTGCGACAAGCCGTTCATTCGGGTGAACTGCGCCGCGCTTCCCTCCGGTCTGATCGAAAGCGAGCTGTTTGGTCATGAACGAGGCGCATTTACCGGGGCGCAATTGCGGAGACCCGGACGCTTTGAATTGGCCCATACCGGCACATTGTTCCTGGACGAAATCGGTGAGATGCCGATGGAGACCCAGGCCAAACTCCTGCGCGTGCTGCAGGATGGCATGGTAGATCGCATCGGTGGCACCCAACCCCTTGCCGTCGACGTGCGCGTCATTGCCGCTACAAATGCCGACCTGTCTGCCGCGATCCGGCAGGGCACCTTCCGGGCGGATTTGTACTACCGTCTTCACATTTTCCCGATTTCAGTCCCCCCGCTTCGGGAACGTCGGGAAGACATTCCTCTCCTTGCGCAACATTTTCTCGCGCAGATCGGTACCAAGCTCAAACGGCCCCATCTCTCCTTCGACGCGCAGTCGATGGCCCGCCTGCTGACCTATAACTGGCCGGGGAACGTGCGCGAACTGCAGAATGTCATCGAACGGGCCATCATTCTCTCCCACTCATCCCGAGTTACAGTGGAGGAGATGTTGCTTCCGATCGCAAAGCCCCCTTCCAACCAACATGCCGTCACACCTGTGAACCTTGGCGACCTTGAGCGGCACCACATTACGGAGGTTCTCCAGCGCACAAAGTGGCGAATTTATGGCGACCAAGGGGCCGCTCATCTGTTGGGCCTCAACCCCGAAACGCTTCGAAGCCGGTTGAGAAAGCTGGGAATACGGCGGCCAGCGACCGATGCACCTGGACCGCATGCCAACCCCGAGCGATGA